Genomic window (Salinibacterium sp. M195):
TACCGTTCCGACCGCTTCGTCAAGAGCGTGCGCGTGCTGACCTTCAAGGACGTCAACATTGAAGAACTCAGTGCCAAGGACCTCGAACTTCCGAAGGAACTCGCGCTCGACGAATAGCGCTGAGCTTCTAGAGCTCGGGTAGGGCTGCAGCGAGCACCTCAGCGAGATGCTTGCCATTGGTGTTTGCGAGCTGTGATGCCTGCGTGCGACACGAGAATCCGTCGGCGAGCAGTGTGCTGCCAGGCTCCGCGTTTCTGAGCGCGGGCAGGATGCCGTTTTCGGCAACCGCGACAGACACGTCGTAGTGTCCCTTCTCCATGCCGAAGTTGCCGGCCAGCCCACAGCATCCGCTGATCTCGGTCACGGTTGCGCCCGTGGCGGCGAGCAGAGCGCGATCAGCGTTGAAACCCATCACCGCGTGCTGGTGGCAGTGGGGCTGTACGACAAAGATTTCACCGGTCAGGTTCGGCGGTTGCCAGCTCGCCGGTCCGACCGGTGCCGGCGCTGCCAGTAACTCCGCGAGAGTGAATGTCGAGCGGGCCACTGCGGCGGCTGCTGCATTGTTGGGCAACAACTCGGTGAGGTCTGACCGCAAGACCGCCGTGCACGATGGCTCCAGGCCAACAATCGGGATGCCACGGTCGACATAGCGAGAAAACTCACTCACGAGCTCGGTGAGTTTGTGTCGCGCCCCCGCCAATTGTCCAGTCGTGATCCAGGTCAGGCCGCAACATACTTCGCGCTCGGGCAGCACGATCTCATAGCCGGCGGCATCGAGCACGCGGATCGTGGCGCGGGCGATATCTGGCGAGAAGTTGTCAGTGAAGGAATCGGCCCAGAGCAGCACTTGCGGGCGTGCGGCAGTGGGCGAAGCGTCGGTCGTCTCGGTCTGTTTGACGGTAGTTGCCGAGGCCGATTGGCGCGAACCCGCGCGCAGGGCGCGAGCCTCGGAGCTCGAGCGGAAGGGGTGCCGAGCGAAAGCGGGGAACGTGCGCCGAGCATCCATTCCGCCAGCCCACAGGGTGATTCGTCGCACGAGGGGCACGCGCAGAACAGCATTCGCGAGCGGGGCGATTGGTGAAATGAGCCGCGCCCAGCGGGGGAGTTGCCCCAGGAGGTAGTGACTGCGAGGGCGAAGCTTGCCGTCGTAGCGGCGGTGCAACACTTCTGCTTTCAGCGTTGCCATGTCGACGCCCGCGGGGCAATCACTCGCGCAGGCTTTGCACGAGAGACACAGATCGAGCGCGTCGTGCACTTCTGGCGAGTTGACGCCTCCCGCCACGAGCGTGCCGTTGGCCATTTCTTGCAGAACGCGGGCGCGCCCTCGGGTGGAGTCCTTTTCGTCGCCGGTCGCCAAGAACGACGGGCACATCACGCCACCCGCAGCCGAATTATCGGCGCGACACTTGCCAACGCCAACGCAACGGTGGGCGGCCATCGTGAGATCGCCGTCATCGTCGCTGAAGGCGAAACCATTGACGGCGACGATCGGCAAGGCTGCCGGACGACGCAGATCGGCATCGACCGGCGCCGGGTCAACAACAATTCCCGGATTCATCAGATTGTTGGGGTCGAAAAGCCGTTTGAAC
Coding sequences:
- a CDS encoding FAD-binding and (Fe-S)-binding domain-containing protein — its product is MPDTSLQDRSEVVHALRSAVGGEVDDSTRRRAEYSSDASNYRVVPHVVVFPRDTDDVLAAFAISRESSTPVTSRGGGTSIAGNAIGTGIVLDFSRHLNQVIEIDPDARTARVQPGTVLTTLQTAAHPHGLRFGPDPSTSSRCTLGGMIGNNACGAHSLQFGKTADNVLSLDVVDGLGRRFIAADDPSAVNGIAALVNDNLATMRTELGRFGRQVSGYSLEHLLPEHGNNLARSLVGTEGSLVTVLEATVELVAEPQHPLLVALGYPDMATAADAVPALLPHHPSAIEGLDARIVDAVSRQRGASAVAALPQGAGWLLVEVTGADPAETLQRAKRLAADSAAIEARVITDAVAAKQLWRIREDGAGLAGRTSSGKQAWPGFEDAAVPPERLGAYLRDFDKLLTEYAIEGMPYGHFGDGCVHVRLDIPLATDGAVLRAFVDDAAKLVASHGGSLSGEHGDGRARSELLPHMYSPAAIDLFGQFKRLFDPNNLMNPGIVVDPAPVDADLRRPAALPIVAVNGFAFSDDDGDLTMAAHRCVGVGKCRADNSAAGGVMCPSFLATGDEKDSTRGRARVLQEMANGTLVAGGVNSPEVHDALDLCLSCKACASDCPAGVDMATLKAEVLHRRYDGKLRPRSHYLLGQLPRWARLISPIAPLANAVLRVPLVRRITLWAGGMDARRTFPAFARHPFRSSSEARALRAGSRQSASATTVKQTETTDASPTAARPQVLLWADSFTDNFSPDIARATIRVLDAAGYEIVLPEREVCCGLTWITTGQLAGARHKLTELVSEFSRYVDRGIPIVGLEPSCTAVLRSDLTELLPNNAAAAAVARSTFTLAELLAAPAPVGPASWQPPNLTGEIFVVQPHCHQHAVMGFNADRALLAATGATVTEISGCCGLAGNFGMEKGHYDVSVAVAENGILPALRNAEPGSTLLADGFSCRTQASQLANTNGKHLAEVLAAALPEL